In Rhodoflexus caldus, the genomic window CCGAAATAACTATTTGTTATGTCTAAATTCAGCAAGAAAAAGAAAGGTACGCCGGCCATTTCAACTTCTTCTCTTCCCGATATTATTTTCATGCTGCTTTTTTTCTTCATGGTAACTACCGTATTGAGAGAAACAGAATTGAAAGTGCAGAACAGGTTGCCAAAGGCTTCTCAGTTGCAAAAATTGGAGAAGAAATCATTGGTAAGCTACATCTATATTGGCAAGCCGAAGGATACAGAAAAGTATGGCGTTGAGCCTCGTATTCAGGTTAATGACGCATTGGTTACTCCTAAGGAAATACCCAACTTCGTTTATGCAGAGAAGGACAAACTCGATGAGGTAGAGCGTGACAAAATCACCATGTCTCTGAAAGTGGATATTGATGCAAAAATGGGTATCATTTCCGATGTGAAGCAACAACTGCGCGAGGCAGATGCTCGTAAGGTTAACTACTCAAGTGTAAAAGCAGTTGAAAAAGAATAAACTTGCCTGAACAGCAAAAGACTCTTAGGAACATTCCTAAGAGTCTTTTTTATACAAAAGCGCAAGTGATTTGCAAGAAATGATTTTTGTAAATTATTGGAAAGCAATTATTTAAACCTGACATGTCTCGAGGACCTGTCAGGTTTGTGTATATTATACAACAGCGCAAGTGGTTTGTGAAAAAAAATATAAGTTTTTGAAAAACAGCTATTTAAGCCTTTTGGGTCTACAAGGTCTGTCAGGTTGGCGTATACCTGTAAGTTCATGATAATTGTCATTATTGCGGTACTGTATGCCGTATTGATAAGCTGCCTCTACAACGGGTGGCAGAAAACGCCAACTGTCGGCAGCGGAACTGCAACCCCATCCTCCGAAGGTGTAAGCGTCATTGTTGCCATGCGCAACGAACAGGGCAATATAGGCAGGTTGCTTGGCTGCCTGATGCGCCAGCAGATAAGTTGCCCGATGGAGGTAATAGTGGTGGATGACAGTTCTACGG contains:
- a CDS encoding ExbD/TolR family protein, whose product is MSKFSKKKKGTPAISTSSLPDIIFMLLFFFMVTTVLRETELKVQNRLPKASQLQKLEKKSLVSYIYIGKPKDTEKYGVEPRIQVNDALVTPKEIPNFVYAEKDKLDEVERDKITMSLKVDIDAKMGIISDVKQQLREADARKVNYSSVKAVEKE